A genomic region of Homo sapiens chromosome 4, GRCh38.p14 Primary Assembly contains the following coding sequences:
- the CENPC gene encoding centromere protein C isoform X2 produces the protein MAASGLDHLKNGYRRRFCRPSRARDINTEQGQNVLEILQDCFEEKSLANDFSTNSTKSVPNSTRKIKDTCIQSPSKECQKSHPKSVPVSSKKKEASLQFVVEPSEATNRSVQAHEVHQKILATDVSSKNTPDSKKISSRNINDHHSEADEEFYLSVGSPSVLLDAKTSVSQNVIPSSAQKRETYTFENSVNMLPSSTEVSVKTKKRLNFDDKVMLKKIEIDNKVSDEEDKTSEGQERKPSGSSQNRIRDSEYEIQRQAKKSFSTLFLETVKRKSESSPIVRHAATAPPHSCPPDDTKLIEDEFIIDESDQSFASRSWITIPRKAGSLKQRTISPAESTALLQGRKSREKHHNILPKTLANDKHSHKPHPVETSQPSDKTVLDTSYALIGETVNNYRSTKYEMYSKNAEKPSRSKRTIKQKQRRKFMAKPAEEQLDVGQSKDENIHTSHITQDEFQRNSDRNMEEHEEMGNDCVSKKQMPPVGSKKSSTRKDKEESKKKRFSSESKNKLVPEEVTSTVTKSRRISRRPSDWWVVKSEESPVYSNSSVRNELPMHHNSSRKSTKKTNQSSKNIRKKTIPLKRQKTATKGNQRVQKFLNAEGSGGIVGHDEISRCSLSEPLESDEADLAKKKNLDCSRSTRSSKNEDNIMTAQNVPLKPQTSGYTCNIPTESNLDSGEHKTSVLEESGPSRLNNNYLMSGKNDVDDEEVHGSSDDSKQSKVIPKNRIHHKLVLPSNTPNVRRTKRTRLKPLEYWRGERIDYQGRPSAECCYSCII, from the exons TGCCAGAAATCACATCCAAAGTCAGTTCCAGTTTcttcaaagaagaaagaagcctCTCTACAGTTTGTTGTAGAACCAAGTGAAGCCACAAACAGATCAG TTCAGGCCCATGAAGTTCATCAGAAAATTCTGGCAACTGATGTTAGTTCCAAAAATACACCTGACTCGAAAAAAATATCAAGTAGAAACATAAATGATCATCACAGTGAAGCTGATGAAGAATTTTACTTATCCGTTGGCTCACCTTCTGTTCTTTTGGATGCAAAAACATCTGTATCACAAAATGTTATTCCATCTAGTGCCCAAAAGAGAGAGACTTACACTTTTGAAAATTCAGTAAATATGCTGCCTTCAAGTACAGAGGTTTCAGTTAAAACCAAAAAaag GTTAAACTTTGATGATAAAGTtatgttaaagaaaatagaaatagataatAAAGTATCAGATGAAGAGGATAAAACATCGGAAGGACAAGAAAGAAAACCATCAGGATCATCTCAGAATAGAATACGAGATTCAGAATATGAAATTCAACGACAAgctaaaaaaagtttttcaacATTGTTTTTAGAAACAGTAAAACGAAAAAGTGAATCCAG TCCCATTGTTAGGCATGCGGCAACTGCTCCACCTCATTCGTGTCCTCCCGATGATACGAAGTTGATAGAGGATGAATTTATAATTGATGAGTCGGATCAAAGTTTTGCCAGTAGATCTTGGATTACAATACCAAGAAAGGCAGGGTCTCTGAAACAACGCACAATATCCCCGGCTGAGAGCACTGCACTCCTTCAAGGTAGAAAGTCAAGAGAAAAGCATCATAATATATTACCTAAGACTTTGGCAAATGACAAACATTCCCATAAACCTCACCCAGTAGAGACATCTCAGCCCTCTGATAAAACAGTACTGGATACAAGTTATGCTTTGATAGGTGAAACAGTAAATAATTATAGATCTACAAAATATGAAATGTATTCCAAGAATGCAGAAAAACCATCTAGAAGCAAAAggactataaaacaaaaacagagaagaaaattcaTGGCTAAACCAGCTGAAGAACAGCTTGATGTGGGACAGTCTAAAGATGAAAACATACATACATCACATATTACCCAAGACGAATTTCAAAGAAATTCAGACAGAAATATGGAAGAGCATGAAGAGATGGGAAATGATTGTGTTTCCAAAAAACAGATGCCACCTGTGG gaaGCAAGAAAAGTAGCACTAGAAAAGATAAGGAAGAATCTAAAAAGAAGCGCTTTTCCAGTGAGTCCAAGAACAAACTTGTACCTGAAGAAGTGACTTCAACTGTCACGAAAAGTCGAAGAATTTCCAGGCGTCCATCTGATTGGTGGGTGGTAAAATCAGAGGAga GTCCTGTTTATAGCAATTCTTCAGTAAGAAATGAATTACCAATGCATCACAATAGTAGCCGAAAATCTACTAAGAAAACAAATCAGTCATCTaagaatattaggaaaaaaactatTCCACTTAAAAGGCAGAAGACAGCAACTAAAGGCAACCAAAGAGTACAGAAGTTTTTAAATGCTGAAGGTTCTGGAGGTATCGTTGGTCATGATGAAATTTCCAGATGTTCGCTGAGTGAGCCATTGGAAAGTGATGAGGCAGACTTggctaagaagaaaaatcttgATTGTTCTAG atctacaagaagctcaaagaatgaAGATAACATTATGACTGCACAGAATGTTCCCCTAAAGCCTCAGACCAGTGGATATACATGTAATATACCAACAGAGTCAAACTTGGATTCTGGAGAGCATAAGACTTCAGTTTTAGAGGAAAG tggaccttccaggctcaataataattatttaatgtctGGAAAGAATGATGTGGATGATGAGGAAGTTCATGGAAGTTCAG ATGACTCAAAACAATCTAAAGTGATACCAAAGAACAGAATCCATCACAAACTAg TATTGCCCTCCAACACACCAAATGTTCGCAGGACCAAGAGAACACGTTTGAAACCTTTGGAGTACTGGCGAGGAGAGCGAATAGATTATCAAGGAAGGCCATCAG CTGAATGTTGTTATTCCTGTATCATCTGA